The sequence GGGTCTTGCCCATCGGAGACGACGCCGACGACGGGCACGTCCAGCGCGCGCACCAGCGTCTGGAGTTGCTCCACCAGGTCGCCGGCCCGCGCTTCCGGCAGGCTCCAGGCCGCCAGCACTTCTGAAGACAGACAGTCCCGCGCCACCCAGAGCACGGCGTTGCCCGCCTCCGGCACCAGGCCGCTCAGGGCCAGCACCACGCGGCCCAGCCTGCGCGTCACGGCCTGGAGGCGCGCGGGATCCAGTGAGCGTGGCGCCAGCAGGGCGTCATAGCGCTCCAGCAGGTTGGAGACGCTGCGCTCGGAGATGGGCACGTCCCGGGCGCGCAGGGCGGCGTGGATGGCGGGCACGCTGCGCTTCTCCTGGTGGCGCAGCGCCCCGATGAGGGCGATGACGTCCAGGCCGAACTCGTGCTCCGGCAGCACCCACAGCCCCTCCTCCTCCGCGCGGATGGCCTTCTGGCGCAGCGGACAGCCCTCGCGGTGACACACCCGCACCTGCACCTTGAGCGCGACGACGCCGTTGAGCGTCACCACGTTGCGGCGGGCCCGGTAGTCCGCGGGTGCTTGTCCGCCACAGGCGGCACACTGCCGCCGCCGATTGTCGAGCCCCACCCGCCGGCTGGCCGGGGGATGTCCGTTGGTCCGCGCCATGACGCCACTCCCTGGGAAGGCGGCACCGCCGCAGGCCGGTGCCAGACGTGGCTAGGGCGTGTTGCCCGCGGCCGACTTCACCGGCTGCGCCGGCTGCTTCTTCACGAGTTCGATCTCCAGCGTGATGGAGACCTCCTCCCCCACCGCCACGCCGCCCGTCTCCAGCGCCGCGTTCCACTTCAGGCCGAAGTCCTTGCGGGCAATCTTCGTGGTGGCCGTGCCGCCCCGCTTGACGTTGCCGTACGGGTCCTTCGACTCCACGTCGAAGCCGTCCAGCTGCAACACCACGGGCTTCTTCACGCCGCGGATGGTGAGGTCGCCCGTCAGCTTCAGGCCGTCGCCGGACTTCTCCACCTTCGTGGACTTGAACGTGAGCGTGGGGAACTTCTTCACGTCGAAGAAGTCCGGCCCGCGCAGGTGCTCGTCGCGCGAGGCGTCGTTGGTGGTGACGGTGGTCGCGTCGATGACCGCCTCCACCGACGACTTCGTCAGGTCCTTCTCGTCCAGTTGCACCGTGCCGGTCACCTTGGAGAAGGAGCCGCGCACGTTGGACACCATCATGTGCTTCACGGAGAAGAGCGCGGACGAGTTCGTCGGGTGGATGTCGTACGCGGTGGCGCCGGCCAGCGAGGGCACGGCGAGGGCGGCCACGAGGGCCAGGGACTTGAGGAACGACGTCATGGTGCGTGTCTCCAACGGGGGGGAAGAAGTGCGGTGGCTTCAGGTGGCGTAGATGCGCTTGTGGTCGCGCGTGCCCTGGTAGCGGAAGCCGGAGCCGGCGGCGTCCGCGGCGGGCCGCTCGTCCAGGTGCTCGCGCGCGCGCATCACGTCCTCGTACTCGGGGATGGACAGCGCGCGGCGGCGGGTGAGGCGGGCCTCCAGCCCCAGCGCCTTCACGCGCTCCTGCGCGCCGGCCTGCACCACGCCGCTGAAGAACTCCGCGCAGGACCCGCTGCCGTAGGAGAACAGGCCCACGCGCTGGCCGGTGAGGTCCTGGGACGCCGT comes from Corallococcus macrosporus and encodes:
- a CDS encoding YceI family protein; translation: MTSFLKSLALVAALAVPSLAGATAYDIHPTNSSALFSVKHMMVSNVRGSFSKVTGTVQLDEKDLTKSSVEAVIDATTVTTNDASRDEHLRGPDFFDVKKFPTLTFKSTKVEKSGDGLKLTGDLTIRGVKKPVVLQLDGFDVESKDPYGNVKRGGTATTKIARKDFGLKWNAALETGGVAVGEEVSITLEIELVKKQPAQPVKSAAGNTP